The Buttiauxella selenatireducens genome has a window encoding:
- a CDS encoding DUF2509 family protein produces the protein MSRQLERGNITLGFVLLLFALGILMLGGLQQQLSHQRFLVASEVDFLKQYASAVSAQAWGGQLSWQSQQSWQCQQHTGKGWKSCVRGGEKNEAVMAAFGMVPGQKMPLILWEWGTLVNSQWSSTPHGWLDFCPFSEAARCQLPQ, from the coding sequence GTGAGCAGGCAATTAGAGCGTGGGAATATCACCCTTGGATTTGTACTACTGCTATTTGCTCTGGGGATCTTAATGCTCGGCGGATTACAGCAGCAGTTAAGCCACCAAAGGTTTCTGGTCGCCAGTGAAGTCGATTTCCTTAAACAATATGCCAGTGCAGTTTCAGCTCAAGCTTGGGGAGGCCAGTTATCGTGGCAATCTCAGCAATCCTGGCAGTGCCAGCAGCACACTGGAAAAGGCTGGAAAAGTTGTGTGCGAGGGGGGGAGAAAAATGAAGCTGTTATGGCGGCATTCGGTATGGTACCAGGACAAAAAATGCCGCTGATTCTTTGGGAATGGGGAACACTGGTTAACTCACAATGGTCATCAACACCACATGGCTGGCTGGATTTCTGCCCTTTTTCTGAGGCGGCACGATGCCAACTCCCCCAATAA
- a CDS encoding prepilin-type N-terminal cleavage/methylation domain-containing protein has protein sequence MPTPPIKSLQRGFSLVEVLCAMALFSVVMLALLGYHRVLQQGFQSQWQFRQLWRLALEMSEPESPLPADEWKVSRQQTSAAGCVSIDVTIKSPEGRTGQLSRLHCLQKEKSQE, from the coding sequence ATGCCAACTCCCCCAATAAAATCATTGCAGCGTGGATTTAGCTTGGTTGAAGTGCTTTGTGCCATGGCCTTGTTTTCGGTAGTGATGTTGGCTTTACTTGGCTATCACCGGGTTTTACAGCAAGGTTTTCAGTCTCAGTGGCAATTCCGGCAACTTTGGCGGCTGGCGCTGGAAATGAGTGAGCCAGAATCCCCCTTACCGGCTGATGAATGGAAAGTCAGTCGGCAGCAGACATCGGCAGCTGGATGTGTCAGCATCGATGTTACGATTAAGAGCCCGGAAGGGCGAACTGGGCAGCTGTCACGGTTACATTGCCTGCAGAAAGAGAAAAGTCAGGAGTAG
- a CDS encoding prepilin peptidase-dependent protein, whose translation MKTKQSGFSLIEMMVVMVIVATLSTGGVYGWQQWQQQQRMWITTQHIRHLLEQLRSDANWNNRDHLLTVNRPGKSWCLSSKLIEATQCLSEGRWRLIQPFTDVDISEVTVGLGFYGLRNTAWPGHITLQSAAGKWHVVLSAQGRIRVCEVVGSNKCS comes from the coding sequence ATGAAAACAAAACAGTCTGGATTTAGCTTAATAGAAATGATGGTGGTGATGGTTATTGTCGCAACGCTTAGCACAGGCGGGGTGTACGGCTGGCAACAATGGCAGCAACAGCAGCGAATGTGGATAACTACCCAGCATATTCGTCATTTGCTCGAACAGCTGCGCAGCGATGCCAACTGGAATAATCGCGACCATTTACTTACGGTGAATCGCCCAGGGAAAAGCTGGTGCCTATCCAGCAAGTTAATTGAAGCTACCCAATGTTTATCCGAAGGGCGCTGGAGGTTGATTCAACCTTTTACAGATGTCGATATTAGCGAGGTAACGGTGGGTCTTGGATTTTATGGCCTGAGAAATACCGCCTGGCCAGGTCACATCACGTTGCAAAGCGCGGCAGGAAAATGGCATGTGGTGCTGTCGGCTCAAGGACGCATTCGAGTTTGTGAGGTTGTCGGGAGTAACAAATGCAGCTAA
- a CDS encoding prepilin peptidase-dependent protein translates to MQLNQQGFTLLETLIAMALSSIVLLGAGRLFPVLQRAVLQQYQKETVQESLWQLAFSLGKQLQRAGYCHGNCSGQGLVLSKRGECVLSQWDSNSNGRWEPGSHAEAEQTGFRLNGTDLETLRGATHCEGGGWDKLSDPATLVIQRFTVTRLARHAMSPLLVIELAGASKSGQNPVSLRHTVVGYNL, encoded by the coding sequence ATGCAGCTAAATCAGCAGGGGTTTACTTTACTTGAAACGCTCATCGCGATGGCATTAAGTAGCATTGTCCTGCTGGGTGCTGGCCGATTATTTCCGGTTCTTCAACGCGCTGTATTACAGCAGTACCAGAAAGAAACCGTGCAAGAGTCGCTATGGCAATTAGCATTTAGCTTGGGAAAGCAGCTGCAGCGGGCAGGCTATTGCCACGGAAACTGCTCAGGGCAGGGACTGGTATTGAGCAAAAGAGGGGAATGCGTGTTGTCGCAATGGGATAGCAATAGCAACGGACGCTGGGAACCTGGCAGCCATGCGGAAGCCGAGCAGACAGGCTTTCGACTGAACGGTACCGACCTGGAAACGCTACGTGGGGCGACCCATTGCGAAGGCGGTGGCTGGGATAAATTATCCGATCCTGCGACGCTGGTCATACAGCGATTTACAGTCACCCGTTTGGCTCGGCATGCCATGTCACCCTTGTTGGTTATCGAACTTGCAGGGGCCTCGAAAAGTGGTCAAAACCCAGTGTCACTTCGCCACACGGTAGTGGGATATAACCTGTGA
- the recC gene encoding exodeoxyribonuclease V subunit gamma, which translates to MLRVYHSNQLDVLEAIMEFIVEQQPLPDPFEPEVILVQSTGMAQWLQMTLAQKFGIAANISFPLPASFIWDMFVRVLPNIPEQSAFNKQSMSWKLMTLIPTMFEKPEFALLKQYLEDDENGRKLSQLASRIADLYDQYLVYRPDWLSQWEKGELVDNVGDAQLWQAPLWAALVRHTQELGQPEWHRANLYQRFIKALESTSECPPGLPPRVFICGISALPPVYLQALQALGKHIDVHLLFTNPCRYYWGDIKDPSYLARLISRRRRKHTQEDITLPLFKDSNTASSLFNDDGEQDIGNPLLASWGKLGRDYTYLLAELQQFEEIDVFVDIEPNNLLRNLQYDLLELQNNAVTGLTLEEFEHSHNKRVLSPEDYSVTFHECHSPQREVEVLHDQLLAMLDADPTLTPRDIIVMVADIDSYSPFIQAVFGNAVGERRLPFAISDRRARQAHPALQAFISLLSLPDSRFAAQDVLALLEVPALAARFSINEEGLRYLRQWVNESGIRWGIDDDNVREWDLPATGQHTWRFGLTRMLLGYAMDSQAGEWQSILPYDESSGLIAELVGQLAELLMQLNNWRRELSVARPLAEWTTVCREMLASFFLPDTETEGALALIEQQWQDIIKYGLESRYQENISLILLREELAQRLDQERISQRFLAGPINFCTLMPMRSIPFKVVCLLGMNDGVYPRALAPLGFDLMSQKPQRGDRSRRDDDRYLFLEALNSAQMRFYISYIGRSIQDNSQRYPSVLVDELLDYIAQSHCLPQDSEQTCDVSSERVKKYLVQQHYRTPFESGNFIPGVTAQSYAREWLPAASEQGNPQVPFIQPLQEAAYDVITLEQLQRFWRHPVRAFFQMRLGINFRLEETELPDAEPFTLDSLERFQMNQELLNTLVQEGDTQQLFRRYRAAGILPYGAFGEILWESQLTEMEELAKKVRAERQNGNSLEVSLQIDGTSLEGWLSDVQEDGLLRWRPSILNPAHGLQLWIEHVVWCAMGGRGESRLYGRDSTEWKFPSLDLEQAKNYLQQLIDGYRKGLVQPLLLLPISGGAWIKACYEPANDAILWDEQTQQKAKSKLLAAWEGNQRVEGEGADMWLQRLYRTLDPDYYDAIITEAERYLLPLFRFNKA; encoded by the coding sequence ATGTTGCGTGTTTACCATTCCAACCAGCTGGATGTGCTGGAAGCAATTATGGAATTTATTGTTGAACAGCAACCATTGCCGGACCCGTTCGAACCCGAAGTGATATTGGTACAAAGTACCGGTATGGCGCAATGGCTACAAATGACGCTGGCGCAAAAATTCGGTATCGCGGCCAACATCAGCTTCCCCCTTCCGGCGAGCTTTATATGGGATATGTTTGTTCGCGTGTTACCGAATATCCCTGAGCAAAGTGCGTTCAATAAACAAAGCATGAGCTGGAAGTTAATGACGCTCATCCCGACCATGTTCGAAAAGCCTGAGTTTGCACTGCTAAAGCAATATCTTGAAGACGATGAAAATGGCCGAAAACTTTCTCAACTAGCCTCAAGAATTGCTGACCTTTATGACCAATATTTAGTCTATCGTCCAGACTGGCTAAGTCAGTGGGAAAAGGGAGAGCTTGTCGACAATGTGGGCGACGCTCAATTGTGGCAGGCTCCGCTATGGGCGGCACTGGTTCGCCATACGCAAGAACTTGGTCAGCCAGAATGGCACCGCGCCAATCTCTATCAGCGTTTCATTAAAGCCCTTGAATCTACCTCTGAATGCCCGCCTGGTTTACCGCCCCGCGTCTTTATATGTGGGATTTCCGCGTTACCACCGGTTTACCTTCAGGCGCTGCAAGCTCTGGGTAAACACATTGATGTGCATTTACTGTTTACGAACCCTTGCCGTTACTACTGGGGCGATATTAAAGATCCGTCTTATCTTGCTCGGCTAATCAGTCGCCGCCGACGCAAACATACTCAGGAAGACATTACGCTTCCGCTATTTAAAGACAGCAACACCGCTTCTTCTCTATTCAACGACGACGGTGAGCAAGATATTGGCAACCCTTTATTGGCTTCGTGGGGGAAATTAGGGCGTGATTACACGTACTTGTTGGCCGAACTGCAGCAATTCGAAGAAATTGATGTTTTCGTTGATATCGAGCCCAATAATTTACTGCGCAATTTGCAGTACGATTTGCTTGAGTTACAAAACAATGCGGTCACGGGGCTTACCCTGGAAGAGTTTGAGCACAGCCATAATAAACGCGTCCTTTCACCGGAAGATTATTCTGTCACCTTCCATGAGTGTCATAGCCCTCAACGCGAAGTAGAAGTACTGCATGATCAATTGTTGGCTATGTTGGATGCTGACCCAACGCTTACACCGCGTGACATCATCGTGATGGTGGCAGATATCGACAGTTACAGCCCGTTTATCCAGGCTGTATTCGGCAATGCTGTAGGTGAACGACGGTTGCCGTTTGCGATTTCTGACCGGCGAGCAAGACAAGCTCACCCAGCGTTACAAGCATTTATCTCCTTACTTTCACTACCTGATAGCCGTTTTGCCGCGCAGGATGTCCTTGCTTTACTTGAAGTTCCTGCACTGGCTGCGCGTTTCTCAATTAATGAAGAAGGGCTGCGCTACCTACGCCAGTGGGTGAATGAATCAGGGATCCGCTGGGGGATTGACGACGACAACGTACGTGAATGGGATCTTCCGGCTACCGGGCAGCACACCTGGCGCTTTGGTTTAACTCGCATGTTATTGGGCTATGCAATGGATAGCCAGGCAGGAGAGTGGCAGTCGATCCTTCCTTATGATGAATCGAGCGGCTTAATTGCTGAACTCGTAGGGCAACTTGCCGAGCTGTTAATGCAGTTGAACAATTGGCGACGCGAGCTCTCGGTGGCGCGCCCATTGGCGGAATGGACGACTGTTTGCCGTGAAATGTTAGCGAGCTTCTTCCTTCCAGATACGGAAACCGAAGGCGCGTTGGCCCTGATTGAACAACAGTGGCAGGACATCATCAAATATGGCCTTGAGTCGCGTTATCAGGAGAACATCTCCTTAATTTTATTGCGTGAGGAGCTGGCACAGCGGTTAGATCAAGAGCGCATCAGCCAGCGTTTCCTGGCAGGGCCGATCAACTTCTGCACCCTGATGCCGATGCGTTCAATTCCGTTCAAAGTGGTTTGTTTGCTTGGCATGAATGATGGCGTTTACCCACGCGCATTGGCACCGCTTGGGTTTGATCTAATGAGTCAGAAACCTCAGCGAGGTGATCGTAGTCGTCGCGATGACGATCGATACTTGTTCCTTGAAGCGCTTAACTCAGCGCAAATGCGCTTCTATATCAGTTATATCGGGCGTTCTATTCAGGACAACAGCCAGCGCTATCCTTCTGTATTGGTTGACGAACTCCTGGACTACATCGCACAAAGCCATTGCTTGCCACAGGACTCAGAACAAACCTGTGATGTTAGCAGCGAGCGTGTGAAAAAATATTTGGTCCAGCAGCATTACCGCACCCCGTTTGAGTCGGGGAATTTTATCCCCGGCGTAACGGCACAAAGCTATGCCAGGGAATGGTTGCCCGCCGCAAGCGAGCAAGGCAATCCACAGGTTCCCTTTATTCAACCCTTGCAGGAAGCTGCTTATGACGTCATCACGTTGGAGCAATTGCAACGTTTCTGGCGGCATCCTGTTCGCGCCTTTTTCCAAATGCGTTTGGGCATCAATTTCCGACTTGAAGAAACCGAACTCCCGGATGCGGAACCTTTCACACTAGATAGCCTCGAACGTTTCCAGATGAATCAGGAATTGCTGAATACCCTGGTTCAGGAAGGTGACACGCAGCAGCTATTCCGCCGTTATCGGGCGGCGGGGATCTTGCCGTACGGCGCTTTTGGGGAAATTTTATGGGAAAGCCAGCTCACAGAGATGGAAGAGCTGGCGAAAAAAGTGAGAGCCGAGCGACAGAATGGCAATAGCCTGGAAGTGTCGTTGCAAATAGATGGAACAAGTCTGGAAGGATGGCTGTCGGATGTACAGGAAGATGGCCTGCTGCGCTGGCGGCCTTCCATTCTCAATCCTGCACATGGTTTGCAATTGTGGATTGAACATGTGGTTTGGTGTGCGATGGGGGGAAGAGGCGAGAGCCGTCTGTACGGGCGGGATTCGACCGAATGGAAATTTCCTTCCCTCGATCTCGAGCAGGCAAAAAACTATCTCCAGCAACTTATTGATGGTTATCGCAAAGGATTAGTACAACCCCTTCTCCTCCTCCCAATAAGTGGTGGGGCGTGGATAAAAGCCTGTTACGAACCGGCGAATGATGCCATTTTATGGGATGAGCAAACGCAGCAGAAAGCCAAAAGCAAGTTATTGGCGGCCTGGGAGGGGAATCAGAGAGTAGAAGGCGAAGGGGCTGATATGTGGCTACAACGCCTGTATCGAACGCTGGATCCGGATTACTACGATGCCATCATCACCGAGGCTGAGCGTTACTTGCTGCCTTTGTTTCGTTTCAACAAAGCTTAA